DNA from Bacillota bacterium:
GGAGGCTCTCAGGGCAGATGTAAGTTGGAATGCAAAAAAAGAAAATGCAAAGTTTATCATGGAATATCAAAAAGAAATTGTCGCAAATATTCCCAGGCTACAAAATAAGGGAACCTTACCTGCGTTACCGCTATGTAATTATTTACGAAGGAGGAAACAATCATGAAAAAATTGATTTCGTTGTTATTCTTGTGTATGGCCTTGCTTTTTGGATTCTGTGGACAGGCAATGGCGTCTGAATCCTCATCACCGTTTTTCATCATTGATACGGATACTGGACAATGGAATTCTTATGATGCGAAGTGGTCTAACAATCCCAATATACCCCAGATGGATGTGCCACCGGTAGTACAGAAGGGGAGGCTACTAGTTCCTATTCGCTGGTTTGCGGATGTGGTCAAATTTCAGACATCTTGGGATCCCGCATCACAGGAAATCACCTTGAGCGGCTCGCGGGTGATAAAAATGACTGTCGGCAGTAACCAGGCCACCGTGGATGGCAAGCCGATAGTCCTGGATGTCCCCCCTCAGATTATTTCCGGGCGCACTATGGTGCCCTTGCGTTTTATCTCCGAGGCTTTCGGCTACCAGGTCTATTACAATCCAGACTATGGTATTAGAAATGGTGGCAGACCAGAAGTATGGGTTACCTATTATACTGTGTTGACCGCCGAGGAGCACCGAAAGTTATATGAACCTGATACAACAAACTTTGAACTAGTCGGTCCTAGATATAATGATGGAGGGGGTCTTAATATCTATCATCTCAAAGCTAACGGGGAAACGCCCCGGCATAATCGTTTGGGAGACTCGTTAATCCAGGTTTTAAGCATGCAGGGAATTCCACGCTCCGTCTATACTGGTGAAGAATGGGTGGAATTTTATAGGATAAAAAACCTGCCCCCTGACTGGTCCGGTAAGATTATGTATGAAGATTGTTTTAACTCATTCGGAGCCGGTTCGGAGTTCTATTACCATTTTATCTTTACTAAGGGCGTTTTGACTGAAGTCGAAATATGCGTTTAACTCAGATTTCGGGCTGTG
Protein-coding regions in this window:
- a CDS encoding copper amine oxidase N-terminal domain-containing protein, translated to MKKLISLLFLCMALLFGFCGQAMASESSSPFFIIDTDTGQWNSYDAKWSNNPNIPQMDVPPVVQKGRLLVPIRWFADVVKFQTSWDPASQEITLSGSRVIKMTVGSNQATVDGKPIVLDVPPQIISGRTMVPLRFISEAFGYQVYYNPDYGIRNGGRPEVWVTYYTVLTAEEHRKLYEPDTTNFELVGPRYNDGGGLNIYHLKANGETPRHNRLGDSLIQVLSMQGIPRSVYTGEEWVEFYRIKNLPPDWSGKIMYEDCFNSFGAGSEFYYHFIFTKGVLTEVEICV
- a CDS encoding copper amine oxidase N-terminal domain-containing protein; translated protein: MVVKLNGNPLTFDIAPLMENGRTLVPLRVIGEALRADVSWNAKKENAKFIMEYQKEIVANIPRLQNKGTLPALPLCNYLRRRKQS